In candidate division KSB1 bacterium, the genomic window AAATCCTTCTGCATGAATCCGGTAGAAATAAATTCCGCTTGCCAAATCCTGGGCATCAAAGTTTATTTTGTGCACGCCGGATTCAAGCTCGGCGTCAACCAGGGTCGCAATTTCGCGGCCCAAAATATCGAACAGTTTGAGAGTGACACTCGACCGTTTCGGCAGGGCAAATTCGATGGTCGTGGTCGGGTTAAATGGATTCGGATAGTTCTGCTGCAGCTGGAACTCCTTAGGCACATTCAAGCTGCTCTGCTCAAGCTCCACGTTGAGCTCCCGACTCGCCAGGTACCAGAAACCGACCCCATTAGACTCGGACGACATGAACGGCTGACCCAGCGTGCCGACGATTCGATACTCGCCGTCACTGAACTCCTCACCGCCTGCGCTCAGGACACTTTTTCGCAGCACAATTGGCGTGTTGTGCGGTTTTTCCTGGGCAAAACCGGCGCTAAAAAAGCACAATACCAAAATTATTTTTAATGGTGTCATAGTGATTCTCCTTAGTGAACCAAACG contains:
- a CDS encoding T9SS type A sorting domain-containing protein, which codes for MTPLKIILVLCFFSAGFAQEKPHNTPIVLRKSVLSAGGEEFSDGEYRIVGTLGQPFMSSESNGVGFWYLASRELNVELEQSSLNVPKEFQLQQNYPNPFNPTTTIEFALPKRSSVTLKLFDILGREIATLVDAELESGVHKINFDAQDLASGIYFYRIHAEGFLKTKKLMLLK